The proteins below are encoded in one region of Helianthus annuus cultivar XRQ/B chromosome 2, HanXRQr2.0-SUNRISE, whole genome shotgun sequence:
- the LOC110907815 gene encoding polygalacturonase produces the protein MVIKHIMVLLFLVFRLSSATVTYNVQTFGAKPDGRSDSKNAFLKAWNLSCNSTTPASIYVPAGRYLIASALTFSGQGCKSRAITFNIAGTLVAPSSYNAIGNAQVWIKFYVVKSVTINGGTLDAQGSSLWACKTSGKACPKGSTTLGFYHSQNIVISKLRSLNSQMFHMLLYSCKNAKIQGVSIVAPGLSPNTDGIHLTYSTGITILSSKISTGDDCVSIGPGNSNIWIEKVVCGPGHGISIGSLGWEREEPGVQNVTVKTTTFVGTTNGLRIKAWARSSNGFVNGVHFKGATMMNVKFPIIIDGNYCPNNNNCPNEASGVKISNVMYENVHGTSATRVAVKFDCSKGNPCSGIVLKDVDLKFGGQPANSSCSYAAGTASGLLQPTSCL, from the exons ACTCAAAGAACGCGTTCTTGAAAGCATGGAATTTGTCATGTAACTCTACCACTCCCGCTAGCATTTATGTGCCAGCTGGCAGGTACTTGATTGCCTCGGCGCTTACATTCTCTGGTCAAGGATGCAAGAGCCGAGCCATCACATTCAACATAGCTGGTACCTTGGTGGCACCATCTAGTTATAACGCTATTGGCAACGCGCAAGTCTGGATCAAGTTCTACGTAGTTAAGAGTGTTACCATAAACGGTGGGACCCTTGATGCCCAAGGATCTTCTCTATGGGCCTGCAAAACATCTGGAAAAGCATGTCCTAAAGGATCTACG ACGCTTGGCTTCTACCACTCCCAAAACATAGTGATCAGtaaattaaggtcattaaacagCCAAATGTTTCACATGTTGCTCTATAGTTGCAAGAACGCGAAAATACAAGGAGTTAGCATCGTAGCACCTGGGCTCAGCCCGAACACAGACGGCATCCATTTAACATATTCCACAGGAATCACCATTTTGAGCTCTAAAATCTCAACAGGCGACGACTGCGTCTCGATAGGCCCAGGAAACTCTAATATCTGGATAGAAAAGGTGGTTTGTGGACCCGGTCACGGCATAAG CATTGGAAGTCTAGGGTGGGAACGAGAAGAACCCGGTGTCCAGAATGTAACAGTAAAAACGACCACATTCGTAGGTACAACGAACGGTCTGAGGATAAAAGCATGGGCGAGGAGTAGCAATGGGTTCGTTAACGGTGTTCATTTCAAGGGAGCAACGATGATGAACGTTAAGTTCCCGATCATAATAGACGGAAATTACTGTCCGAATAATAACAACTGTCCCAATGAGGCTTCAGGAGTAAAGATCAGCAACGTGATGTACGAAAACGTGCATGGAACATCAGCAACACGCGTGGCAGTGAAGTTTGATTGCAGCAAGGGGAATCCGTGTAGCGGAATTGTGTTAAAGGATGTTGACCTTAAATTTGGAGGTCAACCAGCGAATTCGTCTTGCTCGTATGCTGCAGGAACTGCTTCTGGATTACTTCAACCTACAAGTTGCCTGTAA
- the LOC110900873 gene encoding polygalacturonase yields MVGPTGAKPDGRSDSKNAFLKAWSLSCNSTIPASIYVPAGRYLVASALTFSGQGCKSRAITFNIAGNLVAPSSYNAIGNAQVWIKFYIVKNVTINGGTLDAQGSSLWACKTSGKACPKGSTTLGFYHSQNIVISKLRSLNSQMFHMLLYSCKNAKIQGVSIVAPGLSPNTDGIHLTYSTGITILSSKISTGDDCVSIGPGNSNIWIEKVVCGPGHGISIGSLGWERDEPGVQNVTVKTTTFVGTTNGLRIKAWARSSNGFVNGVYFKGATMMNVKFPIIIDGNYCPNNNNCPNEASGVKISNVMYENVHGTSAIRVAVKFDCSKGNPCSGIVLKDVDLKFGGQPANSSCSYAAGTASGLLQPTSCL; encoded by the exons ATGGTT ggacctacaggaGCCAAGCCAGACGGCCGCTCAGACTCAAAGAACGCGTTCTTGAAAGCATGGAGTTTGTCATGTAACTCTACCATTCCCGCTAGCATTTATGTACCAGCTGGAAGGTACTTGGTTGCCTCGGCGCTTACATTCTCTGGTCAAGGATGTAAGAGCCGAGCCATCACATTCAACATAGCTGGTAACTTGGTGGCACCATCTAGTTATAATGCTATTGGCAACGCGCAAGTCTGGATCAAGTTCTACATAGTTAAGAATGTTACCATAAACGGTGGGACCCTTGATGCCCAAGGATCTTCTCTATGGGCATGCAAAACATCTGGAAAAGCATGTCCTAAAGGATCTACG ACACTTGGCTTCTACCATTCCCAAAACATAGTGATCAGtaaattaaggtcattaaacagCCAAATGTTTCACATGTTGCTCTATAGTTGCAAGAACGCGAAAATACAAGGAGTTAGCATCGTAGCACCTGGGCTCAGCCCGAACACAGATGGCATCCATTTAACATATTCCACAGGAATCACCATTTTGAGCTCTAAAATCTCAACAGGCGACGACTGCGTCTCGATAGGCCCAGGAAACTCTAATATCTGGATAGAAAAGGTGGTTTGTGGACCCGGTCACGGCATAAG CATTGGGAGTCTAGGGTGGGAACGAGATGAACCAGGTGTCCAGAATGTAACAGTAAAAACGACCACATTCGTAGGTACAACAAATGGTCTGAGGATAAAAGCATGGGCAAGGAGTAGCAATGGGTTCGTTAACGGTGTTTATTTCAAGGGAGCAACGATGATGAATGTTAAGTTCCCGATCATAATAGACGGAAATTACTGTCCGAATAATAACAACTGTCCGAATGAAGCTTCAGGAGTAAAGATCAGCAATGTGATGTACGAAAACGTGCATGGAACATCAGCAATACGCGTAGCAGTGAAGTTTGATTGCAGCAAGGGGAATCCGTGTAGTGGAATTGTGTTAAAGGATGTTGACCTTAAATTTGGAGGTCAACCAGCGAATTCGTCTTGCTCGTATGCTGCAGGCACTGCTTCTGGATTACTTCAACCTACAAGTTGCCTGTAA